In one Thermaerobacter sp. PB12/4term genomic region, the following are encoded:
- a CDS encoding aspartyl-phosphate phosphatase Spo0E family protein — MASPLPAGSRPRPLRPALAHQAEIEAMRRELYRLARRRGYADPQVVELSRRLDDLIVGWHRRFGRGRPRSAAGPLP, encoded by the coding sequence GTGGCTTCTCCTCTACCCGCCGGGTCGCGGCCGCGACCCCTGCGGCCGGCTCTTGCCCACCAGGCGGAGATCGAAGCCATGCGCCGGGAACTCTATCGGCTGGCCCGGCGACGGGGCTACGCCGATCCCCAGGTGGTCGAACTCAGCCGCCGCCTGGACGATCTGATCGTCGGCTGGCACCGGCGCTTTGGCAGGGGCCGGCCCCGGTCCGCGGCGGGCCCGCTGCCCTAG